In one Cottoperca gobio chromosome 12, fCotGob3.1, whole genome shotgun sequence genomic region, the following are encoded:
- the rfx3 gene encoding transcription factor RFX3, giving the protein MQTPEAGADSTSTVPLQTTVPVQPTGSTQQVPVQQQAQTVQQVQHVYPAQVQYVEENSGVYTNGNIRTYSYSEPQLYSQNSGGSYFDTQGSSSQVSTVVTSHGMTNNGGGGNGGMNMNLAGGQVISTSPGAYIMDNAGSHPVTQTARASPATIEMAIETLQKSEGLSSQRSSLLNSHLQWLLDNYETAEGVSLPRSTLYNHYLRHCQEQKLDPVNAASFGKLIRSIFMGLRTRRLGTRGNSKYHYYGIRVKPDSPLNRLQEDMQYMALRQQPVQQKQRFKPVQKFDGCSGETYSGGGQPQPGAEEQTVIAQSQHHQQFLDASRALPDFVELDVGQSNTENISPEDVKALQSLYREHCEAILDVVVNLQFSLIEKLWQTFWRYSPPDSVEGATITENSSLSEIEARLPHSQLLELCRNEAVLKWMSTCDHLMYQALVEILIPDVLRPIPSALTQAIRNFAKSLEGWLNNAMNAIPQRMIHTKIAAVSAFAQTLRRYTSLNHLAQAARAVLQNTSQINQMLSDLNRVDFANVQEQASWVCQCEEGVVQHLEQDFKATLQQQSSLEQWAAWLENVVTQVLKPYEHRTSFPRAARQFLLKWSFYSSMVIRDLTLRSAASFGSFHLIRLLYDEYMFYLVEHRVAQATGETLMCVMGEFDSLNTLSLSNIDKDETSGMDSDLEDDIEESGEPLAKREKSEHEVIQVIQVGALEDGSHPVVGVVQPGVLHSLPQPPQDHTEHILTPSAGTPTIRHCSATGNTYASV; this is encoded by the exons ATGCAGACCCCTGAAGCAGGCGCTGACTCCACCTCCACTGTCCCTCTTCAGACCACCGTGCCTGTCCAGCCTACAGGCTCCACCCAGCAGGTGCCTGTCCAGCAACAG GCCCAGACTGTTCAACAGGTTCAGCATGTTTACCCAGCACAGGTGCAGTATGTGGAGGAAAACAGTGGCGTCTACACTAATGGCAACAT AAGAACCTACTCGTACTCGGAGCCGCAGCTGTACAGCCAGAACAGTGGAGGAAGCTACTTCGACACACAGGGAAGCTCATCACAAGTGTCCACTGTGGTGACATCTCATGGCATGACCAACAATGGAGGAGGGGGCAATGGAGGAATGAACATGAATCTGGCGGGGGGTCAGGTAATCAGCACCAGTCCTGGGGCTTACATCATGGACAACGCTGGATCCCACCCTGTCACCCAGACGGCACGAGCTTCCCCAGCTACT ATTGAAATGGCGATTGAGACGCTCCAAAAATCTGAGGGTTTATCCAGTCAGAGAAGCTCGCTGCTCAACAGCCAT CTCCAGTGGCTGTTGGACAATTATGAGACAGCAGAGGGCGTAAGTCTACCACGATCCACCCTCTACAATCATTATCTGCGCCACTGCCAAGAGCAGAAACTGGACCCTGTAAATGCAGCCTCTTTTGGCAAACTCATCCGCTCCATCTTCATGGGACTCCGTACAAGGCGCCTTGGGACAAg GGGGAACTCCAAATATCATTACTATGGTATACGTGTGAAACCAGACTCTCCACTCAATAGACTCCAAGAAGACATGCAGTACATGGCCCTCAGACAGCAACCTGTTCAGCAGAAACAGAG GTTCAAGCCGGTGCAGAAGTTTGATGGCTGCTCTGGGGAGACTTACTCAGGTGGAGGCCAGCCCCAGCCTGGTGCCGAAGAGCAAACGGTCATTGCACAGAGTCAACACCACCAGCAGTTCCTAG ATGCATCGCGGGCACTCCCTGACTTTGTAGAGCTGGACGTGGGACAGAGCAATACAGAGAACATCAGCCCAGAGGATGTGAAAGCCCTCCAGTCCCTTTACAGAGAGCACTGTGAG GCTATCCTGGATGTGGTCGTCAACCTCCAGTTCAGTCTAATTGAGAAGCTGTGGCAGACATTTTGGCGTTATTCTCCCCCTGACTCTGTAGAGGGGGCCACTATAACAGAAAACAG CAGCTTAAGTGAGATTGAAGCACGGCTGCCCCATTCACAGCTATTGGAACTGTGCAGAAACGAGGCTGTACTCAAATGGATGAGCACCTGTGACCATCTAATGTACCAGGCTCTCGTGGAGATCCTCATTCCTGATGTCCTGAGACCCATTCCCA gtGCCTTGACTCAAGCCATTCGCAACTTTGCCAAAAGCCTGGAAGGTTGGCTCAATAATGCCATGAATGCCATTCCACAGAGAATGATCCACACAAAG ATTGCCGCTGTTAGTGCCTTTGCGCAAACACTGCGCAGATACACATCTCTGAACCACCTGGCTCAGGCGGCACGTGCTGTTTTGCAAAACACATCACAGATCAACCAGATGCTGAGTGATCTCAATCGTGTTGACTTTGCCAACGTACAG GAGCAGGCATCGTGGGTGTGTCAGTGTGAGGAGGGAGTTGTTCAGCACTTGGAGCAGGACTTCAAGGCCACACTACAGCAGCAAAGCTCTCTGGAGCAATGGGCGGCCTGGCTGGAAAATGTGGTCACTCAGGTGCTCAAGCCTTACGAGCACCGGACCAGCTTCCCCAGGGCAGCTCGACAGTTCCTGCTCAAGTGGTCTTTCTACag TTCTATGGTGATCAGGGATCTGACCCTGCGCAGTGCTGCCAGCTTTGGTTCCTTCCACCTGATTCGCCTGCTGTACGACGAGTACATGTTTTACCTGGTGGAGCATCGCGTGGCACAAGCTACCGGAGAGACACTCATGTGTGTCATGGGGGAG tTCGACAGCCTCAACACCCTGTCCCTCTCTAACATTGATAAAG ATGAAACGAGCGGGATGGACAGTGACTTAGAAGACGACATAGAGGAGTCCGGGGAACCTCTTGCCAAGCGAGAGAAGTCGGAGCATGAGGTGATCCAGGTGATCCAGGTCGGGGCACTAGAGGACGGGTCCCACCCTGTGGTGGGGGTCGTCCAGCCGGGTGTCCTCCACTCGCTGCCCCAGCCTCCGCAGGACCACACTGAGCACATCCTAACCCCCTCCGCCGGTACACCCACCATCCGCCACTGCAGCGCTACGGGCAACACCTACGCCTCCGTTTGA